One Gimesia aquarii DNA segment encodes these proteins:
- a CDS encoding sigma-70 family RNA polymerase sigma factor yields MSEPLNNPVMSEEFFRLFSRDDRKVYGYILALVLDVTAAEDIFQETCVILWKEFPQYDHDRSFLNWANGIAFNQVRKYRRKYQNKRLVFSDSLVTELAEDVSSMVEDLSQRQLALTQCLQKLTSRERELIDAYYGNQETAATVADRWKCSSHAIYKTIKKIRKALFDCVNRRLSSEMS; encoded by the coding sequence ATGAGTGAGCCTCTGAATAATCCGGTCATGAGCGAAGAATTCTTCCGTCTGTTTTCACGGGATGACCGTAAGGTTTATGGCTATATCCTGGCGCTGGTATTGGATGTTACGGCTGCGGAAGACATTTTTCAGGAGACCTGTGTGATTCTGTGGAAAGAGTTTCCTCAGTATGACCACGATCGTAGTTTTTTAAACTGGGCCAATGGGATCGCATTTAACCAGGTCAGGAAGTATCGCCGGAAGTATCAGAACAAGCGATTGGTCTTCAGCGACAGTCTGGTAACCGAGTTGGCGGAAGATGTTTCGTCGATGGTGGAAGATTTAAGCCAGCGTCAATTGGCACTCACTCAGTGTCTACAAAAATTAACCTCCCGTGAACGTGAACTCATTGATGCCTACTACGGAAATCAGGAAACCGCGGCCACGGTGGCAGACCGTTGGAAATGTTCCTCGCATGCCATTTATAAAACGATCAAAAAAATTCGGAAAGCATTATTTGATTGTGTGAATCGTCGTCTTTCCAGCGAGATGTCGTAA
- a CDS encoding MFS transporter: MAGTTQVGGKNIRVVAAGFIGNILEWYDFAVYGFFAPTIGKLFFPSDDPSTSLIASFGAFAAGFLMRPVGAVLFGHIGDRIGRKKALTISVIMMAVPTLLVGILPTHAQIGVYAAVLMVLLRMVQGVSVGGEYTSSFVFLVEHAPPERRAFFGSWSMIGATCGILLGSAVGALVNSLTTDEQLLNWGWRLPFLAGVLVAFVGYFIRHGIPEEPITKEPTEKAKISPIREALTYHRKELLQAAGLNLMIAVTFYTVFIYLASWLEEEVGEPRGEALDINTISMAVLSIALPFAAMLADKFGRKPFLLIGAGGVALFSYPLINLMHHHNFTMILTGQICFALLLACFGGALPATLTELFKRGVRVSAASVSYNLTFAIFGGTAPVVAAWLVKETGNPVSFSWYLSAMAVVSFLICLTIRETHGTSLDE, translated from the coding sequence ATGGCAGGCACCACACAAGTCGGTGGTAAGAATATTCGTGTTGTCGCAGCAGGATTCATTGGCAATATTCTGGAATGGTATGATTTTGCCGTCTATGGTTTTTTTGCCCCTACGATTGGTAAACTTTTCTTCCCTTCAGACGATCCCAGCACTTCGCTGATCGCTTCTTTTGGAGCCTTTGCTGCCGGCTTTCTGATGCGGCCTGTGGGAGCGGTTCTGTTTGGCCATATTGGCGATCGCATCGGACGCAAAAAAGCCCTCACCATCTCGGTGATCATGATGGCCGTACCAACATTGCTGGTGGGTATCTTACCGACACATGCACAGATTGGCGTTTATGCGGCGGTCCTCATGGTCTTATTACGTATGGTGCAGGGCGTCTCGGTCGGGGGTGAATATACGAGTTCGTTTGTGTTTCTCGTTGAACATGCGCCTCCCGAACGTCGCGCTTTTTTTGGCTCCTGGAGTATGATCGGAGCCACCTGTGGCATTCTACTTGGTTCTGCAGTCGGTGCTTTGGTCAACAGCCTGACAACCGACGAACAATTGCTCAACTGGGGTTGGCGCCTGCCTTTTCTGGCGGGAGTGCTGGTTGCCTTCGTAGGTTACTTCATCCGACATGGGATTCCAGAAGAACCGATCACAAAAGAACCAACAGAAAAAGCAAAGATCTCGCCGATCAGGGAGGCATTGACCTATCATCGGAAAGAACTACTCCAGGCTGCCGGACTCAATCTGATGATCGCCGTCACGTTTTACACAGTCTTCATTTATCTGGCATCCTGGTTGGAAGAAGAAGTCGGCGAGCCCCGCGGGGAAGCACTTGACATCAATACCATCAGTATGGCCGTACTGTCGATCGCGCTGCCCTTTGCGGCCATGCTGGCTGATAAATTTGGCCGCAAACCGTTTTTACTGATCGGAGCAGGGGGTGTGGCTCTCTTTTCTTATCCCCTGATCAATCTCATGCACCATCACAATTTTACCATGATCCTCACCGGACAAATCTGTTTTGCCCTGCTGCTCGCCTGTTTTGGGGGTGCACTACCGGCCACACTCACAGAACTCTTTAAGCGAGGCGTGCGAGTGAGCGCGGCCAGCGTCAGCTATAATTTGACTTTTGCGATTTTCGGAGGAACCGCTCCGGTAGTCGCGGCCTGGCTGGTCAAGGAAACCGGTAATCCCGTCTCATTTTCATGGTATCTTTCTGCTATGGCCGTCGTATCATTTCTCATCTGTCTCACGATCAGGGAAACTCACGGAACATCACTGGATGAGTGA
- a CDS encoding LamG-like jellyroll fold domain-containing protein, giving the protein MTEPKQTLSEQILELADAQCSGTITESEMEMLERLLTDHPECRQEYLDYVFLHVSLTGVATSGELLSVEAIEKSILPCDTSRTTSPKPLHLWFTQTLCILVCLFSIGFFLFFSKDEQANVPPQVVDKTSQYYFDENTTPPEEVATLSETVQATWELLGKHPAITKHFQPGTVKLTSGNVAFAFSGGADISLVSPALFGIERKNHGTLFSGTLSAHLTDPQSPFTLETPSVEVIDLGTEYEVTVNEAFETFVHVLDGQVKVKPRRRLPRFYWNFDQREESPLTDTISGNAIRIGKNTKRIPGLIGEGAVRFNNKPDASLLLGNGGGIEVGTGDYSASTGVTLEALVISEWQTPNEPQTKYPFDYDEIFRKEDGNYRILLSFQNDDGASQTQIPDVERGPCLSFGLFLSGMGYNELDMPLDGKEGRPSLEEIRDGKPHHIVATYNGWTGIKAIYVDGKLCMSHRFPVGTMIISGGRTPAVIGNLISGNFESLVGREPFNGVIDEVAFYGFALDAATVAQHYARVQQGKDYFDGQLNNFVMQEKEGGNVLLNKGEKMKFAAETGEPIF; this is encoded by the coding sequence ATGACTGAACCAAAACAAACTCTGTCTGAACAGATATTAGAACTGGCCGATGCGCAATGTTCGGGGACCATTACCGAATCCGAGATGGAAATGTTGGAACGCTTATTGACGGATCACCCGGAGTGTCGCCAGGAATATCTCGATTATGTTTTCCTGCATGTCAGCCTGACAGGCGTTGCGACTTCAGGAGAACTACTTTCTGTTGAGGCGATTGAAAAATCAATTCTTCCCTGCGACACATCCCGTACAACTTCCCCAAAACCGTTACACCTGTGGTTCACACAAACACTCTGTATTTTAGTTTGTTTGTTTTCGATCGGTTTTTTCTTATTTTTTTCAAAGGATGAACAAGCCAATGTTCCACCTCAAGTTGTAGATAAGACTTCCCAATATTACTTCGACGAAAATACGACTCCCCCTGAAGAGGTCGCTACATTGTCAGAGACGGTGCAAGCCACTTGGGAGTTGTTAGGAAAGCATCCCGCAATAACAAAACACTTTCAGCCGGGAACTGTCAAATTAACTTCTGGGAACGTGGCATTTGCGTTTTCAGGAGGGGCTGACATCTCTCTGGTGAGTCCTGCCCTGTTTGGAATAGAACGCAAAAATCATGGAACCTTGTTTTCAGGGACACTTTCCGCGCACCTGACCGACCCTCAATCTCCCTTTACCTTGGAAACGCCAAGTGTCGAGGTCATCGATTTGGGAACCGAATATGAGGTGACCGTCAATGAAGCGTTTGAGACTTTTGTGCATGTGCTGGATGGTCAAGTCAAAGTGAAGCCGCGTCGTCGTCTGCCACGTTTTTACTGGAATTTCGATCAACGGGAGGAGAGCCCACTCACAGATACAATTTCCGGTAATGCGATCCGTATTGGAAAAAATACGAAGCGCATTCCCGGATTGATTGGTGAGGGAGCAGTTCGGTTTAACAATAAACCTGATGCAAGCCTGCTCTTAGGAAACGGTGGTGGAATAGAAGTTGGAACGGGTGATTATTCTGCTTCGACTGGTGTCACGTTAGAAGCGTTAGTGATTTCAGAGTGGCAAACACCCAATGAACCTCAAACTAAATACCCCTTTGACTACGATGAGATATTCCGTAAAGAAGATGGCAACTATCGTATTCTGCTCAGCTTTCAGAATGATGATGGCGCGTCTCAGACACAAATTCCAGATGTGGAACGCGGTCCGTGTCTGTCGTTTGGACTCTTTCTTTCAGGCATGGGTTATAACGAGCTCGATATGCCCCTGGATGGAAAAGAGGGACGTCCGTCTTTAGAGGAAATCCGGGATGGAAAACCACATCACATCGTAGCAACCTACAATGGTTGGACAGGAATCAAAGCTATTTACGTTGATGGAAAACTTTGCATGAGCCATCGTTTTCCTGTAGGGACGATGATTATCAGCGGCGGTCGCACACCGGCCGTGATCGGGAATCTGATTTCAGGAAATTTTGAATCGCTGGTCGGCAGAGAACCCTTCAATGGTGTCATTGATGAAGTTGCCTTTTATGGTTTTGCATTGGACGCGGCGACAGTTGCACAGCATTATGCCCGCGTGCAGCAGGGAAAAGATTATTTTGACGGCCAGTTGAATAATTTCGTCATGCAGGAAAAGGAAGGTGGCAACGTTCTACTCAATAAAGGCGAAAAAATGAAATTCGCCGCGGAGACCGGAGAGCCAATTTTCTGA
- a CDS encoding DUF1559 domain-containing protein, with the protein MKKSRALTVKRSGFTLIELLVVISIIALLAALLIPAVFAARESARSSQCKSNLRQFGISMHSFASTDPSGRYCTGAYDFRRDGCPDTWGWVADMVNSGSGLPQKMLCPSSTLLGSEKLNDMIGVANTSNKDSAPLSRLSEGVCATWTSGTEGTPARILQVAKLLEDGYGTNYASSWFLVRSGAKTNAGVTSSGLKGFAGSLGPLTIRRLDSSRISSSAVSFMGCGAPGDASEAVLTDTIPGFLEAGNRLAESFNDGPGFWNPAAGTGGAIDLMPAGTNVVGAIPTELPDANRAGTAGPDGTLWLQDSRDWFAWHGRGRNKICNILMADGSVKAIVDLNGDGFLNPGFTGSASGGSGHTDATVELLPSEVFSGPWLDAQLTKGNFE; encoded by the coding sequence ATGAAAAAATCACGTGCTCTTACTGTCAAACGATCAGGTTTTACTCTGATCGAACTTTTGGTGGTGATTTCGATCATCGCTTTATTAGCTGCTCTGCTGATTCCAGCAGTCTTCGCAGCACGAGAATCTGCACGTTCTTCTCAATGTAAAAGCAATCTCCGTCAGTTTGGTATTTCCATGCACTCTTTCGCTTCTACAGATCCCAGCGGAAGATACTGCACAGGGGCCTACGATTTCCGTCGTGACGGATGTCCTGATACTTGGGGTTGGGTGGCAGATATGGTTAACAGTGGATCCGGTCTTCCACAGAAAATGCTGTGCCCCTCATCTACATTGCTCGGGTCTGAAAAGCTGAACGACATGATTGGTGTTGCAAACACCAGTAATAAAGACTCAGCTCCACTCAGCCGCCTGAGTGAAGGAGTTTGTGCAACCTGGACTTCTGGTACAGAAGGTACGCCTGCTCGAATTCTTCAAGTAGCTAAATTGCTGGAAGATGGATATGGAACGAACTATGCTTCTAGCTGGTTCCTGGTTCGCTCCGGTGCAAAAACCAACGCCGGTGTGACTTCATCTGGTTTGAAAGGATTTGCTGGTAGCTTAGGTCCTCTAACCATTCGTCGTCTGGATTCTTCTCGGATTTCTTCTTCAGCAGTCTCATTCATGGGATGTGGTGCTCCCGGGGATGCCAGTGAAGCGGTATTGACTGACACAATTCCAGGATTTTTGGAAGCTGGTAACCGATTGGCAGAATCATTTAATGATGGTCCTGGTTTTTGGAATCCTGCAGCGGGAACTGGCGGAGCGATCGACTTGATGCCTGCTGGTACCAATGTGGTGGGAGCAATTCCTACTGAACTTCCTGACGCAAACCGTGCTGGAACAGCTGGTCCTGACGGAACGCTCTGGTTACAGGATTCTCGTGACTGGTTTGCATGGCACGGTCGTGGCCGTAACAAAATTTGTAACATCCTGATGGCTGACGGAAGCGTAAAAGCGATCGTGGACCTGAATGGCGACGGGTTCCTGAACCCTGGTTTCACTGGTTCTGCATCAGGTGGATCTGGACACACAGATGCCACAGTTGAATTGTTACCTTCTGAAGTCTTCTCCGGCCCCTGGTTGGATGCTCAGTTGACCAAAGGTAACTTCGAATAA
- a CDS encoding DUF1559 domain-containing protein has translation MLVAQNHARQKRYAFTLIELLVVIAIIAILIALLLPAVQQAREAARRSTCKNNFKQLGLALHNYHDAHSRFPPGMIYRVATPSSPGPNGKRTPFCVFLLPYIDMANIYNMYDHNQNWHATVHDPQPAGNGVRLVPIPVWQCPSDREAIWTSNPDGSIRGNYAVNWGQGTFGAQGKAAPFNNSFGAKFRDITDGSSNTLAMMEMLKPATGANDYRAWIWNDEPETVVMTRVGPNSSSPDLVVLCVSEGTRLPCTGSVSGSGRSNASRSMHVGGVHALLCDGSVRFVSENIDLATWQALSSMAGEEVIGEF, from the coding sequence ATGTTAGTCGCTCAAAACCATGCCAGACAAAAACGCTACGCATTTACATTGATTGAATTACTGGTGGTGATTGCCATCATTGCGATTTTAATAGCACTTCTACTGCCCGCAGTTCAACAGGCGCGCGAGGCGGCTCGTAGGAGTACCTGCAAAAATAACTTCAAACAACTTGGGTTAGCACTTCATAACTATCACGATGCCCATAGCCGTTTTCCTCCCGGCATGATTTATCGCGTTGCCACCCCGTCATCTCCTGGTCCCAATGGGAAACGGACTCCATTTTGCGTGTTTTTGCTACCTTATATTGATATGGCAAATATTTATAACATGTATGACCATAATCAAAACTGGCATGCAACAGTGCATGATCCTCAGCCCGCAGGAAACGGCGTGCGACTCGTACCGATTCCTGTATGGCAATGCCCTTCTGATCGTGAAGCCATCTGGACATCTAATCCTGACGGAAGCATTCGTGGAAACTACGCTGTCAACTGGGGACAAGGCACCTTTGGCGCGCAGGGAAAAGCTGCACCCTTTAACAATTCCTTTGGTGCTAAGTTCCGAGATATTACCGATGGATCAAGTAACACGCTGGCGATGATGGAAATGTTAAAACCGGCAACTGGTGCCAACGACTATCGGGCCTGGATCTGGAACGATGAACCGGAGACAGTAGTCATGACACGTGTCGGTCCAAACAGCTCCTCTCCCGATCTGGTAGTCCTTTGCGTCTCTGAAGGTACGCGTCTCCCATGCACAGGCTCTGTTTCTGGAAGCGGCCGCAGTAATGCATCGCGAAGCATGCATGTAGGAGGCGTGCATGCCTTATTGTGTGATGGCTCTGTACGATTTGTGTCAGAAAATATTGACCTCGCTACCTGGCAGGCTCTGAGTAGCATGGCCGGAGAAGAAGTCATCGGCGAATTTTAA
- a CDS encoding PSD1 and planctomycete cytochrome C domain-containing protein, which yields MSFFIKLNLKLINFLMPICCLLMLSTTYAADSTFEKQVAPILQKHCIHCHNASTRDGGLSLETVDGLRKGGENGRVLVAGSPTESLLLDYVTGPEPEMPKKGTPLSKAEIEILKQWIKSGAVWPTGYQIREAQLSNTDWWSFQPLKLPQVPQLSAEDTKLVRTPIDAFLLAKLRKQGLSFSPVADRRTLIRRLYFDLTGLPPSPAEIKQFINDPDPNAYVKLVDQLLASPRYGERWARHWLDIVHYADTHGYDKDKLRNHAWPYRDYVIRALNADKPYTDFILEQMAGDFLKPHSQDGIPATGFLVAGPFDWVGQIEIREDLPEKKITRNLDRDDMVSTVMNTTVSLTVQCARCHNHKFDPIAQEDYYGLQAVFAGIDRADRDYEPNPQTANKRKTLMAAQQSNLQQKQNIEARIRARGGERLSQLETRISKAENQKQGQTAAYGFHSLIEKSDNINKWVQLKFKQPVTAEKIVLFAAFDNFNNIGAGFGFPRRFKLEVSDTGDFTSAQTIIADHSQQEFPNPRTKPVEFDLQGLSFQYLRMTATQLAPRENDFIFALGEIKILDPRGQNIAKQAVVETLDSIENAPRWSRKNLIDDKHYESADSNLDLAKLKSERDQIFAGLTTSEEKTSLKTISLELSRLRKELSQLPQQQKVFAATTHFKRQGNFTPTEGKPRPVYLLSRGSEKAPVKEVQPAALNFISDLKGAFQLEKPENEASRRLALARWITHHKNPLTWRSIVNRVWQYHFGQAIVDTPNDFGKMGSLPTHPRLLDYLAVRFRDEGQSLKALHRMLVLSTAYQQSSLTHQRGIQVDGDNRLLWRMNRRKLEAEAIRDSVLQVSGKLDLRMYGPGDRLFALEKPQHSPHYLYQKYDPILEKSHRRSIYRFIVRSVPDPFMESLDCADPSQITPKRIETLTALQALSLLNDHFMVSMASFYAQKIKAASADQTSQIKLAFEVALGRSPRQEELGILQNIGAQYGIENVCRLIFNCNEFIFID from the coding sequence ATGTCTTTTTTCATCAAGCTGAATTTAAAACTCATAAACTTTCTTATGCCGATCTGCTGTCTGTTGATGCTGTCGACCACGTATGCCGCAGATTCGACGTTTGAAAAACAAGTCGCCCCCATTCTACAAAAGCACTGCATCCACTGTCACAATGCCAGCACCAGGGATGGAGGCCTTTCACTGGAAACCGTTGATGGCTTGCGAAAGGGAGGTGAGAATGGCCGAGTGCTGGTCGCAGGTTCGCCCACAGAAAGCCTGCTGCTGGATTATGTCACCGGTCCAGAACCGGAAATGCCCAAAAAAGGAACTCCATTAAGCAAGGCAGAAATTGAAATTCTGAAACAGTGGATCAAATCAGGGGCGGTATGGCCCACAGGATATCAGATTCGCGAAGCTCAGCTTTCAAACACAGACTGGTGGTCGTTTCAACCATTGAAGCTTCCACAGGTACCACAGCTCTCAGCAGAAGACACCAAACTGGTACGCACACCCATTGATGCTTTTCTCCTCGCTAAACTACGCAAGCAGGGACTCTCTTTTTCTCCCGTTGCAGACCGCCGAACCCTTATTCGCCGACTTTATTTTGATTTGACAGGACTGCCTCCCTCTCCCGCTGAAATCAAGCAGTTTATTAATGATCCAGATCCAAATGCCTATGTAAAACTGGTCGACCAACTTTTGGCATCACCCCGTTATGGAGAACGTTGGGCGCGGCACTGGCTGGATATTGTGCATTATGCTGACACACACGGGTACGACAAAGATAAACTGCGAAACCATGCATGGCCGTATCGCGATTATGTGATTCGTGCATTGAATGCCGACAAACCGTATACGGATTTTATTCTGGAACAGATGGCTGGTGATTTCCTGAAGCCCCATTCGCAGGACGGTATACCAGCGACCGGGTTTCTGGTTGCCGGTCCTTTTGATTGGGTAGGGCAGATCGAAATCAGAGAGGATCTTCCTGAGAAAAAAATCACGCGCAATCTGGACCGGGACGATATGGTTTCGACAGTCATGAATACAACCGTCAGCCTGACCGTACAATGTGCACGTTGCCATAATCATAAATTTGATCCGATCGCCCAGGAAGATTACTACGGACTACAGGCGGTCTTCGCCGGCATCGATCGTGCAGACCGCGATTATGAGCCGAATCCCCAAACGGCAAACAAACGCAAAACGCTCATGGCTGCCCAACAAAGTAACCTCCAACAAAAACAGAATATTGAGGCGAGGATTCGCGCCCGCGGTGGAGAGAGACTGTCCCAACTGGAAACCCGGATCTCCAAAGCTGAGAACCAAAAACAGGGTCAGACAGCCGCTTATGGATTTCACAGCCTCATCGAAAAGTCAGACAACATTAATAAATGGGTTCAACTTAAATTTAAACAGCCGGTAACAGCTGAGAAAATTGTTCTGTTCGCCGCCTTTGATAATTTTAATAATATTGGAGCCGGTTTCGGATTTCCGCGACGCTTCAAACTGGAAGTTTCTGACACAGGCGATTTTACATCAGCGCAGACAATCATCGCCGATCACAGTCAGCAGGAGTTCCCTAATCCCCGCACTAAACCTGTTGAATTCGATCTACAGGGACTTAGTTTTCAATATTTGAGAATGACGGCAACACAGCTTGCCCCCCGGGAGAATGATTTCATATTCGCTCTGGGAGAAATCAAAATCCTCGACCCCCGCGGTCAGAATATTGCCAAACAGGCGGTTGTAGAAACTCTCGATTCAATCGAAAACGCTCCCCGCTGGTCTCGTAAAAATTTAATCGATGACAAACATTATGAATCAGCCGATTCGAATCTCGATCTGGCAAAACTGAAATCGGAACGCGACCAGATTTTTGCAGGTCTCACAACGTCTGAAGAAAAGACCTCACTCAAAACTATTTCGCTGGAATTATCACGGCTGAGAAAAGAACTGAGTCAACTGCCTCAACAGCAAAAAGTGTTTGCCGCAACCACACATTTCAAACGACAGGGTAATTTTACACCGACAGAGGGGAAGCCGCGTCCCGTTTATTTACTCAGCCGAGGAAGCGAAAAAGCTCCCGTCAAAGAAGTTCAGCCTGCCGCATTGAATTTTATTTCCGATCTCAAGGGAGCGTTTCAACTTGAAAAACCTGAGAACGAAGCGTCCCGCCGACTTGCCCTCGCGCGTTGGATCACACATCACAAGAACCCACTTACCTGGCGTTCGATTGTGAACCGTGTCTGGCAATATCATTTTGGGCAGGCAATTGTGGATACGCCAAATGACTTTGGAAAGATGGGTTCGCTGCCCACGCATCCCAGGTTACTGGATTACCTGGCCGTTCGCTTTCGAGATGAAGGACAATCGTTGAAAGCACTACACCGCATGCTGGTATTGAGTACCGCCTATCAACAATCCTCTCTGACTCATCAGAGAGGAATTCAAGTCGACGGTGATAATCGATTATTATGGCGCATGAATCGCCGCAAACTGGAAGCCGAAGCAATTCGCGACTCGGTGTTACAAGTCAGTGGAAAACTGGATCTACGCATGTATGGCCCGGGAGACCGTTTATTCGCGCTCGAAAAACCACAGCACTCACCACACTATCTCTATCAAAAATACGACCCGATTTTGGAGAAAAGCCACCGACGTTCGATCTACCGCTTTATTGTGCGTTCAGTACCTGATCCATTTATGGAATCGTTAGATTGTGCTGATCCTTCGCAGATCACTCCGAAACGCATTGAGACCTTAACGGCACTACAGGCCCTGTCACTTTTAAATGATCACTTCATGGTCAGTATGGCTTCATTTTATGCTCAAAAAATCAAAGCGGCATCAGCAGACCAGACGTCACAAATCAAACTCGCATTTGAAGTGGCCTTAGGCAGATCTCCAAGACAGGAAGAACTGGGCATCTTGCAAAACATTGGCGCTCAATATGGCATTGAAAATGTCTGTCGACTGATTTTCAACTGTAATGAATTTATCTTCATCGACTAA
- a CDS encoding DUF1501 domain-containing protein, with protein sequence MDRREFLMSTGGGLGGIALASLLQNDQLLAAPQTNTQTLHHPPRAKRVVQLYMSGAASQCDTFDYKPALIKEHGKPWTPGEEVKLFQSSPGNTMQAPWKWKQYGDSGKWLNECVAPLGECVDDMAFIHNMVSKSNVHGPATFMQATGFILPGFPGMGAWISYGLGSMTDNLPTFVVLPDPRGFAPNGAANWSAGFLPASNQGTIIRPNSQTPISNLFPASNDFITRQSDRDVQAALKQLNRRHEQERAGDSRLNARIQSYELAAKMQLQAPKVLDLSNETKSTLNMYGLDSVDFEVQEGISEQAEIAYFGRNCLVARRMLEQGVRFVQIWSGADNGFPRRNWDSHEDIKRDHWPLGRGMSIGAAALIKDLKQRGMLDDTIILWTTEFGRMPCSQGSKGRDHNPFVFTNWLAGGGIKGGTTYGESDQWSFKPADPANPTMCYDVHATILHQLGIDHEKLTFRHNGIDRRLTDVHGHVIKELIS encoded by the coding sequence ATGGATCGTCGAGAGTTTCTGATGTCAACGGGAGGCGGACTGGGGGGAATCGCCCTGGCTTCACTGTTGCAGAACGATCAACTGTTAGCAGCACCACAAACAAATACGCAGACGTTACACCATCCGCCGCGCGCCAAACGTGTGGTCCAACTTTATATGTCGGGTGCCGCCAGTCAATGTGATACGTTTGACTATAAACCTGCACTGATTAAAGAACATGGTAAACCCTGGACTCCCGGCGAAGAAGTGAAATTGTTTCAGTCCTCACCAGGCAATACAATGCAGGCCCCCTGGAAATGGAAACAGTACGGTGATTCTGGAAAGTGGCTCAATGAATGCGTTGCTCCACTGGGGGAATGCGTGGATGATATGGCTTTCATTCATAACATGGTCAGCAAGTCGAACGTCCATGGACCAGCCACCTTTATGCAGGCCACCGGTTTCATTCTGCCTGGATTTCCCGGCATGGGTGCCTGGATCAGTTATGGGCTAGGCAGCATGACCGACAATCTGCCGACCTTTGTCGTGTTGCCTGACCCACGCGGTTTTGCCCCTAATGGCGCTGCCAACTGGTCTGCCGGCTTTCTACCCGCCAGTAACCAGGGAACAATCATTCGTCCGAATTCCCAGACACCGATCTCTAACTTATTCCCCGCGTCAAATGATTTTATTACTCGCCAGAGCGATCGTGATGTGCAAGCCGCCTTAAAGCAGTTGAACCGACGTCATGAACAGGAACGCGCAGGCGATTCTCGATTGAATGCCCGCATTCAATCGTATGAGCTGGCTGCTAAGATGCAATTGCAGGCTCCGAAGGTACTTGACCTCTCGAACGAAACCAAAAGTACGCTCAACATGTACGGGCTCGATTCGGTTGACTTTGAAGTACAAGAGGGGATTAGCGAGCAGGCTGAAATTGCCTACTTTGGACGAAACTGTCTGGTGGCAAGGCGCATGTTAGAGCAGGGGGTCCGGTTTGTGCAAATCTGGTCGGGTGCTGACAACGGTTTTCCGCGTCGCAACTGGGATTCGCATGAAGATATCAAACGCGATCACTGGCCGTTAGGACGCGGCATGTCCATCGGCGCGGCTGCCTTGATTAAAGACCTCAAACAGCGCGGCATGCTGGATGATACGATTATTTTATGGACCACCGAATTTGGGAGAATGCCCTGTAGCCAGGGAAGCAAAGGCCGCGATCATAATCCATTTGTGTTTACCAATTGGCTCGCTGGAGGTGGTATCAAGGGTGGCACCACTTACGGAGAGTCGGATCAATGGTCATTCAAACCGGCTGACCCAGCCAATCCAACGATGTGTTATGACGTGCACGCCACGATTTTACATCAATTGGGAATTGATCATGAAAAGCTGACTTTCCGACATAACGGCATTGATCGTCGTTTAACCGACGTACACGGACATGTCATCAAAGAACTCATTTCATAA